The proteins below are encoded in one region of Stigmatopora argus isolate UIUO_Sarg chromosome 2, RoL_Sarg_1.0, whole genome shotgun sequence:
- the nmbb gene encoding neuromedin Bb — MKSLTVNDMCRCGFLTYLAIFSLASVCTAVSFDLTQLRNKVDKIHVYPRGNLWATGHFMGKKSVMETPLLSSTEDQELGASEMSQPRGSNDLSKGFQDFLRTAMQAQRDSQENHLKSQEDEMLMRILDFYTQRK, encoded by the exons ATGAAGAGTCTGACCGTGAACGATATGTGCCGGTGTGGTTTCTTGACTTACCTCGCCATCTTCTCGCTTGCTTCTGTCTGCACAGCGGTCAGCTTCGACCTCACCCAGCTGAGGAATAAAGTGGACAAAATTCACGTGTATCCAAGAGGGAACCTTTGGGCGACAG GACACTTCATGGGCAAAAAGAGTGTGATGGAGACCCCATTGCTGTCATCCACCGAGGACCAGGAATTGGGGGCTTCGGAGATGTCCCAACCGCGAGGGTCCAACGACCTCAGCAAAGGTTTCCAGGATTTCCTGCGGACCGCCATGCAAGCACAGAGGGACTCCCAAGAGAACCACTTAAAATCTCAG GAGGATGAAATGCTTATGAGAATTTTGGACTTCTACACACAAAGAAAGTGA
- the LOC144090104 gene encoding tetraspanin-3, with the protein MGQCGITSSKTVLVFLNLIFWAAAGILCYIGAYVFITYDDYDHFFEDVYTLVPAIVIIAVGTLLFVIGLIGCCATIRESSCGLATFAAILLLVFVTECVVVVLGYIYRAKVENEVNHSIQKVYNEYNGTNTDAPSRAIDYVQRQLHCCGIHNYSDWRNTRWFKESKNNSVPVSCCQPNFSNCTGTLARPAELYQEGCEALVVKKLKEIMMYVIWAALTFASIQMLGMLCACVVLCRRSHDPAYELLVTTNSYA; encoded by the exons ATGGGCCAGTGTGGGATTACATCATCCAAAACCGTGCTGGTTTTTCTTAATCTTATATTCTGG GCGGCAGCAGGCATTTTATGCTACATCGGAGCCTATGTCTTCATCACCTACGATGACTACGACCACTTTTTCGAAGACGTGTACACTCTCGTCCCGGCCATCGTCATTATCGCCGTGGGCACCCTCCTTTTTGTCATTGGCTTAATAGGCTGCTGTGCCACCATACGCGAGAGCTCCTGTGGCCTGGCCACT TTTGCTGCCATCTTGCTGCTGGTCTTTGTAACAGAGtgtgtggtggtggtgctggGCTACATCTACAGGGCTAAA GTGGAAAATGAAGTCAACCACTCCATTCAGAAGGTCTACAATGAGTACAACGGAACTAACACAGATGCTCCTAGTCGTGCTATCGACTACGTGCAAAGACAG CTACACTGCTGCGGTATCCACAACTACTCGGACTGGAGGAACACTCGCTGGTTCAAAGAGTCAAAAAATAACAGCGTGCCTGTCAGTTGTTGCCAGCCTAACTTCAGCAACTGCACTGGCACCCTCGCCCGTCCAGCAGAACTCTACCAAGAG ggTTGTGAAGCTCTGGTTGTGAAAAAGTTAAAGGAGATCATGATGTATGTCATTTGGGCTGCACTCACTTTTGCTTCTATACAG ATGCTGGGCATGCTCTGCGCTTGCGTGGTGCTCTGCAGGCGAAGTCACGACCCTGCGTACGAGCTCCTGGTCACCACCAACAGCTACGCGTGA
- the LOC144090067 gene encoding proline-serine-threonine phosphatase-interacting protein 1-like isoform X1, with protein MTHLMFRDAFWGSNFTCHAGYEALVQRLRDGRQMCKDVEDLIKMRASAEEKYGRELVTIARKAGGHVEISTLKDSFDQLKTQMENIGNFHIQLSEAMKEEVRKVEAFKERQKEQRKKFESIMEKVQKKKLSLFRKTMESKKNYEVRCKEADEVEQTSEKSTAAAKNGEKVRQRAKQCRQAACDSEKIYLTNIDELESVRQDWEETHRSTCEVFQQMEADRINVLRCTLWDHCNHISMQCVKDDEFFEEVRKHLEHCDIIKDNNCFIEMKRTGWHPPDPIIFESYYQKESTSWDGNEVEGQEDRKRSSNPLLGASVEINDVGESSKLPPSDEDGSYAALLGLQRPEVDEDTYIALYNYTAQVEDELTVKRGDVVQVLECGEDGWWTVVRNGREGIVPGNYLGKL; from the exons ATGACACATTTAATGTTCAGAGATGCTTTCTGG GGCTCCAATTTTACCTGCCACGCCGGCTATGAGGCTCTGGTGCAACGCTTACGAGATGGAAGACAAATGTGTAAAGACGTGGAAGACCTAATAAAGATGAG GGCATCAGCAGAGGAGAAGTATGGGCGGGAATTGGTGACCATAGCCCGCAAAGCTGGAGGACATGTCGAGATCAG CACTTTGAAAGACTCCTTCGACCAACTAAAAACAC AGATGGAGAACATTGGAAACTTTCACATCCAACTTTCGGAAGCTATGAAAGAAGAGGTGAGAAAGGTGGAGGCGTTCAAGGAAAGACAGAAAGAGCAGCGAAAGAAG tttgaaaGCATCATGGAGAAAGTACAGAAGAAAAAACTATCTTTGTTCAGGAAAACGATGGAG TCAAAGAAAAACTATGAGGTGAGGTGCAAAGAGGCGGACGAGGTTGAACAAACGTCAGAAAAATCCACCGCTGCAGCCAAAAACGGGGAAAAG GTGCGCCAGAGAGCCAAGCAATGCAGACAAGCCGCATGTGATTCAG AGAAGATCTACTTAACCAACATTGACGAGCTGGAAAGTGTTCGCCAAGACTGGGAGGAAACACACAGAAGCACGTGCGAG GTGTTCCAGCAAATGGAGGCCGATCGCATCAATGTGCTGAGGTGCACCCTGTGGGATCACTGCAACCATATCTCCATGCAATGCGTCAAAGATGACGAA TTCTTTGAGGAGGTCAGGAAGCACCTGGAGCATTGTGACATCATCAAAGACAACAACTGTTTCATTGAGATGAAAAGGACAGGTTGGCATCCACCAG acCCCATCATATTTGAGAGCTATTACCAAAAGGAAAGCACATCCTGGGATGGAAATGAAGTTGAGGGCCAGGAAGACCGCAAGAGAAGCTCCAATCCTCTGCTGGGAGCTTCTGTGGAGATAAACGATGTCGGTGAATCCTCAAAATTGCCACCTAGTGACGAGG ATGGGTCGTACGCAGCCCTGCTGGGCCTCCAGCGGCCAGAGGTAGACGAGGACACCTACATCGCACTTTACAACTACACTGCACAG gTGGAAGATGAGCTGACAGTGAAAAGAGGCGACGTGGTGCAGGTCTTGGAGTGCGGCGAGGATGGCTGGTGGACAGTGGTGAGAAACGGGCGAGAGGGGATCGTGCCGGGGAACTATCTTGGCAAGCTCTGA
- the LOC144090067 gene encoding proline-serine-threonine phosphatase-interacting protein 1-like isoform X2 — MHRASAEEKYGRELVTIARKAGGHVEISTLKDSFDQLKTQMENIGNFHIQLSEAMKEEVRKVEAFKERQKEQRKKFESIMEKVQKKKLSLFRKTMESKKNYEVRCKEADEVEQTSEKSTAAAKNGEKVRQRAKQCRQAACDSEKIYLTNIDELESVRQDWEETHRSTCEVFQQMEADRINVLRCTLWDHCNHISMQCVKDDEFFEEVRKHLEHCDIIKDNNCFIEMKRTGWHPPDPIIFESYYQKESTSWDGNEVEGQEDRKRSSNPLLGASVEINDVGESSKLPPSDEDGSYAALLGLQRPEVDEDTYIALYNYTAQVEDELTVKRGDVVQVLECGEDGWWTVVRNGREGIVPGNYLGKL; from the exons ATGCACAGGGCATCAGCAGAGGAGAAGTATGGGCGGGAATTGGTGACCATAGCCCGCAAAGCTGGAGGACATGTCGAGATCAG CACTTTGAAAGACTCCTTCGACCAACTAAAAACAC AGATGGAGAACATTGGAAACTTTCACATCCAACTTTCGGAAGCTATGAAAGAAGAGGTGAGAAAGGTGGAGGCGTTCAAGGAAAGACAGAAAGAGCAGCGAAAGAAG tttgaaaGCATCATGGAGAAAGTACAGAAGAAAAAACTATCTTTGTTCAGGAAAACGATGGAG TCAAAGAAAAACTATGAGGTGAGGTGCAAAGAGGCGGACGAGGTTGAACAAACGTCAGAAAAATCCACCGCTGCAGCCAAAAACGGGGAAAAG GTGCGCCAGAGAGCCAAGCAATGCAGACAAGCCGCATGTGATTCAG AGAAGATCTACTTAACCAACATTGACGAGCTGGAAAGTGTTCGCCAAGACTGGGAGGAAACACACAGAAGCACGTGCGAG GTGTTCCAGCAAATGGAGGCCGATCGCATCAATGTGCTGAGGTGCACCCTGTGGGATCACTGCAACCATATCTCCATGCAATGCGTCAAAGATGACGAA TTCTTTGAGGAGGTCAGGAAGCACCTGGAGCATTGTGACATCATCAAAGACAACAACTGTTTCATTGAGATGAAAAGGACAGGTTGGCATCCACCAG acCCCATCATATTTGAGAGCTATTACCAAAAGGAAAGCACATCCTGGGATGGAAATGAAGTTGAGGGCCAGGAAGACCGCAAGAGAAGCTCCAATCCTCTGCTGGGAGCTTCTGTGGAGATAAACGATGTCGGTGAATCCTCAAAATTGCCACCTAGTGACGAGG ATGGGTCGTACGCAGCCCTGCTGGGCCTCCAGCGGCCAGAGGTAGACGAGGACACCTACATCGCACTTTACAACTACACTGCACAG gTGGAAGATGAGCTGACAGTGAAAAGAGGCGACGTGGTGCAGGTCTTGGAGTGCGGCGAGGATGGCTGGTGGACAGTGGTGAGAAACGGGCGAGAGGGGATCGTGCCGGGGAACTATCTTGGCAAGCTCTGA